One Desulfovibrio fairfieldensis genomic window carries:
- a CDS encoding cell envelope integrity protein TolA, whose amino-acid sequence MRLASYVLSFCLHLAAFLLIWFWPSHPPVRLDTPPVMISLVEGAPGGNRTPSPILGHMGEPGDGPQAPTPPAPKNEIAAPAREEVKEPAPVPAPPKEAAPVKRPEPVKEPPKPIPAKEEATPVAQKKKDLPKKEEAPREEPKKQEKREEPKKADKPKKDEKSKKDGKAREDPIAAALQKARKASSRADSGDRGNAIEQALAQAQRKAGGNRGGGGGEGDGPGGGGLGDVYMGQVMLAVRPNWGFASAGRVNLSCVVRVKVDMQGKVLQAEISQSSGNSQYDASAVNAVVRTGQAGEFPPPPSAEYSDLDLVFTFDELMGR is encoded by the coding sequence ATGCGCCTGGCCTCCTACGTTCTTTCCTTCTGCCTGCATCTGGCGGCCTTTCTGCTGATCTGGTTCTGGCCCAGCCATCCGCCGGTGCGGCTGGACACGCCGCCGGTGATGATCAGCCTGGTGGAAGGCGCGCCCGGCGGCAACCGGACGCCCTCGCCCATTCTGGGACATATGGGCGAACCGGGGGACGGCCCCCAGGCCCCCACCCCGCCCGCGCCCAAGAATGAAATCGCCGCGCCCGCGCGGGAAGAGGTCAAGGAACCCGCGCCCGTGCCCGCGCCGCCCAAGGAGGCCGCGCCGGTCAAACGGCCCGAGCCCGTGAAGGAGCCTCCCAAGCCGATACCGGCCAAGGAAGAGGCCACCCCGGTAGCCCAGAAAAAGAAAGACCTGCCCAAGAAGGAAGAAGCGCCCAGGGAAGAACCCAAGAAGCAGGAAAAAAGGGAAGAGCCCAAGAAGGCCGACAAGCCTAAAAAAGACGAAAAGTCCAAGAAAGACGGCAAAGCCAGGGAAGATCCCATTGCCGCCGCATTGCAGAAGGCCCGCAAGGCCAGTTCCCGCGCCGACTCGGGCGACCGGGGCAACGCCATTGAGCAGGCCCTGGCCCAGGCCCAGCGCAAGGCCGGGGGCAATCGCGGTGGCGGCGGCGGCGAAGGCGACGGCCCCGGCGGGGGCGGTCTGGGCGATGTCTATATGGGCCAGGTCATGTTGGCCGTGCGTCCCAACTGGGGTTTCGCCTCGGCCGGGCGGGTCAATCTGAGCTGCGTGGTCCGGGTCAAGGTGGACATGCAGGGCAAAGTGCTCCAGGCTGAAATCAGCCAGAGTTCCGGCAACTCGCAGTACGACGCCTCGGCGGTCAACGCGGTGGTGCGCACCGGCCAGGCCGGGGAATTCCCGCCGCCGCCCTCGGCTGAATACTCGGACCTGGACCTGGTATTCACCTTCGATGAGCTCATGGGGCGCTGA